In Daucus carota subsp. sativus chromosome 4, DH1 v3.0, whole genome shotgun sequence, one DNA window encodes the following:
- the LOC108192320 gene encoding calcium-dependent protein kinase 30, producing the protein MGNCAACITPETTTNNNNTRKPNPYSSSSPAVIRVLRDLSPGNHRWTRITDKYIVGHELGRGEFGITYLCTDKETRQNLACKSISKKKLRTAIDIEDVRREVAIMSSLPDHANIVKLRATYEDEEAVHLVMDLCQGGELFDRIVARGHYSERAAATVFKTVAIVVKMCHDNGVIHRDLKPENFLFANNKESSPLMAIDFGLSVFFKPGEKFSEIVGSPYYMAPEVLRRNYGPEVDVWSAGVILYILLCGVPPFWADSEQGIALAILRGTLDLKREPWSQISNNAKSLVRQMLEPDPKKRLTAKQVLEHPWLQNAKKVSNVSLGDIVRTRLKQFSLMNRFKKKALRVIAEHLSIEEVEVMRDMFTLMDTDNDGKVTYQELRAGLRKVGSQLAEPEMKMLMDVADVNGNGVLNYGEFVAVTIHLQRMENDEHIHRAFMFFDRDSNGYIEVDELRDALDDESGETADNVINEVMREVDTDKDGKISYNEFVAMMKTGIDWRKASRQYSRERFQSLSVQMMKDGSMHLQDAMTGQTFVV; encoded by the exons ATGGGAAATTGTGCTGCATGTATAACACCAGAAACCACAACAAACAACAATAACACAAGAAAACCAAACCCTTACTCATCATCATCTCCCGCAGTGATCCGTGTCCTCAGAGATCTATCTCCAGGCAACCACCGCTGGACTCGAATCACCGACAAGTACATCGTGGGCCACGAACTCGGTCGTGGAGAGTTCGGGATCACTTACTTGTGCACAGACAAAGAAACAAGACAAAACCTAGCTTGCAAGTCCATATCAAAGAAAAAGCTAAGGACGGCAATCGACATCGAAGATGTCCGTAGAGAAGTTGCGATCATGTCAAGCTTGCCTGACCATGCCAACATTGTGAAGCTCAGAGCCACTTATGAGGATGAAGAGGCTGTGCATTTGGTTATGGATTTGTGTCAAGGCGGCGAGTTGTTTGACAGGATTGTTGCTAGAGGGCATTATAGTGAGAGAGCTGCAGCTACCGTTTTCAAGACCGTGGCAATAGTGGTGAAGATGTGCCATGATAATGGTGTTATTCATCGAGATTTGAAACCGGAGAATTTCCTCTTTGCTAATAACAAGGAGAGTTCTCCTCTTATGGCGATTGATTTTGGGCTCTCTGTTTTCTTTAAACCTG GTGAGAAGTTTTCAGAGATTGTGGGAAGTCCTTATTATATGGCCCCAGAAGTTTTGAGAAGAAATTATGGCCCAGAGGTTGATGTATGGAGTGCAGGAGTCATACTTTATATTCTCTTATGTGGAGTTCCTCCTTTTTGGGCAG ATTCTGAACAGGGCATTGCTCTAGCTATTTTGCGCGGCACACTTGATCTTAAGAGGGAACCCTGGTCTCAGATTTCTAATAATGCCAAAAGTCTTGTTCGACAAATGCTAGAACCTGATCCAAAGAAGCGTTTGACTGCGAAACAGGTGCTTG AACATCCCTGGCTACAAAATGCAAAGAAGGTTTCTAATGTTTCGTTGGGAGATATAGTAAGAACACGGCTCAAGCAGTTCTCTCTAATGAACAGATTCAAGAAGAAAGCATTGCGG GTAATTGCTGAACATTTGTCTATTGAAGAAGTTGAAGTTATGAGGGATATGTTTACTTTGATGGACACAGACAATGACGGCAAAGTTACATATCAAGAACTAAGGGCTGGGTTAAGGAAAGTTGGTTCACAATTGGCTGAACCTGAGATGAAGATGCTGATGGATGTG GCTGATGTTAATGGGAATGGAGTACTGAACTATGGAGAGTTTGTGGCTGTTACAATCCACTTGCAGAGGATGGAGAATGATGAGCATATACACAGAGCATTTATGTTTTTCGATAGAGATTCTAATGGTTATATTGAGGTGGATGAGTTGAGAGATGCTTTGGATGATGAATCAGGTGAAACGGCTGACAATGTAATCAACGAAGTAATGCGAGAGGTTGACACAGACAAG GATGGAAAAATTAGTTACAACGAGTTTGTTGCCATGATGAAGACGGGAATAGATTGGAGAAAGGCATCTCGACAATATTCAAGAGAGAGATTCCAAAGCTTAAGCGTACAAATGATGAAGGATGGGTCAATGCATCTTCAGGATGCTATGACTGGCCAGACTTTTGTTGTCTAA